Genomic DNA from Pigmentiphaga litoralis:
TGCACAAGACCGAAATGGGCCAGGGCACCTACACGTCGATGCCCATGCTGATTGCCGAAGAACTGGAAGTGGACCTGTCGCAGGTCAAGCTCGAACACGCGCCGGCCGACAACTCGTTGTATAGCGACCCGTTGTTGGGCGGCCAGGTAACGGGGGGCTCCACGTCCATCCGGGGCGGCTGGCAACCCATGCGCGAAGCCGGCGCGGCCGCGCGCATAGTGTTGATCGGCGCCGCTGCGCAAGCATGGAAGGTCGATGCCGGCGAATGCCAGGCCCGCAATGGCAAGGTCACGCACACCGCCACCGGCCGCACGATGCATTACGGCGAGCTGGTCGATGCGGCCGCGAAGATGGACACGCCAAAAACGATCACGCTCAAAAAGCCCGACGAATTCACCGTGATCGGCAAGTCGCTGAAGCGCCTGGATTCGCCTGAAAAGGTGAACGGCCAGGCCAAGTTCGGCATCGACGTGCGCCTGCCCAACATGCTGGTCGCCACGGTCGCGGCCTGCCCCGTGCCGGGCGGCAAGCTGCAGGCCGCCGACGAGGCGAAAGCCATGGCGGTGAAGGGCGTGCGGCATGTACTCAAGCTGGACAACGCCGTGGCCGTGGTGGGCGATCACATGTGGGCCGCCAAGCAGGGCCTGGCCGCACTGGATCCGACCTGGTCGGACGGGCCGAACGCGGCCATGACCACGGCCACCATCGTTGCCGACATGAAGACGGCATCGAACACCGCCGGGGTGGTGGCGCGTAACGATGGCGACGCCAACAAGGAAGCGCCCAAGGGCGGCCAACGCCTGGAAGCTGTCTACGAGATGCCCTTCCTGGCCCACGCGACGATGGAACCCATGAACTGCACGGTAGACCTGCGCGCCGATGGTTGCGATCTGTGGCTGGGCACCCAGGTGCCCGCGCTGGCGCAAGGCGCGGCGGCCAAGCTGACCGGCCTGACCAACGACCAGGTCAAGGTGCACAACCACTTCATTGGCGGCGGCTTTGGCCGGCGGCTGGAAGTGGACATGGTGACCCAGGCCGTGGCTTTCGCCAAGCAGGTGAAGCAACCGGTCAAGTTCGTCTGGACCCGCGAAGAAGACATCCAGCACGACATGTACCGGCCTTACTACTACGACCGGCTGTCGGCCACGATCGACGACAAGGGCATGCCGCAAAGCTGGTCGCATCGCATTACCGGATCATCGATCATGGCGCGCTTTGCACCCGCCGCCATGAAAGACGGACTGGACCCCGATGCCGTCGAAGGCGCGCGCGACATGCCCTACAAGATTCCGAATGTGCATGTGGATTACGTGCGTCACGAACCACCGGTGCCTACCGCGTTCTGGCGGGGTGTCGGGCCGACGCACAACATCTGGGTGGTCGAAAGTTTTATTGATGAGCTGGCCGCGGCAAGCAAGCAGGATCCGGTTGCCTACCGGCGCGAACTGCTCGACAAGTCGCCCCGTCTGCGCCAGGTGCTGAACCTGGCGGCCGAGAAGGCCAACTGGGGCACGCCCGCGCGCGCCGTCGAAGGCCATCGGGTGGGCCGCGGCGTGTCGGCGCAGTTTGCGTTCGGCAGCTACATCGCCCAGGTGATTGACGTGGCGGTCGACCCCGCGGGCGAAGTGAAGGTGACGCGTGTCGTCTGCGCCGTCGACTGCGGTCAGCTGGTCAATCCCGACACCGTCATGGCGCAGATCGAAAGCGGTGTGGTGTTCGGGCTGACAGCGGCCTTGTGGAACGAGATCACCTTCGACAAGGGGCGGGTGCAGCAGTCGAACTTTGGCGACTACCGCATGATGCGGCTGAACGAAGCGCCAAGGATCGAAGTCGTGCTGGCCAAGAGCACCGACGATCCGGGCGGCATCGGCGAGCCGGGCACGGCGGCCACCGCGCCTGCATTGACCAACGCCATCTTTGCCGCGACCGGTCAACGCATCCGCAAGCTGCCGGTGTCCAGCGCGCAGTTGAAAACCGCCTGACCCCGTCGGGCTGAGCAGCAAGGCGCTTGCGCCGAGCCCGGACACGCTGGATGCCAGCGCCGTCCGGGCTTTTCTGTTTCCCGATGTGCCGCTGGCAGCTCGACGCTACATCTCGTTGCATGCCCGGCATGACCCGAGTCATCGGCAGGTAAGATGCAAGAGCCGTGCTCGACCTTCCCTGACCGCTCCTTGATGTGACGCCTGCCCCGCAGCGCGTTCACCGCATTCATGACCGACCTGCCCTCGTCATCCTTCCCCTTCCTTGCGCAAGGCGGCGATGTCGCCGACATCATTGCCCGCCGTGACTGGTCGGCTACTCCCATCGGCCCGATTGATACCTGGTCCAGCACGCTCACCACCACCCTTGCACTGATCCTGCGCGCGCCGCTGCCCATCGTCACCTTGTGGGGCGACGAAGGCGTCATGCTCTATAACGACGCCTATTCGGTATTCGCGGGGGGCCGCCATCCGGAACTGCTCGGGTCGAACGTGCGGGAAGGCTGGGCGGAAATTGCTGACTTCAATGACAACGTCATGAAGGTCGGCCTGGCCGGCAAGACGCTGCGATACGAGGATCAGGAACTGACGCTGTATCGCAATGGCATTGGCGAACCGGTCTGGATGAACCTGGACTATTCGCCGATTCCGGGGCCCGACGGCGTACCGGTAGGGGTGATCGCCATCGTGGTCGAGACGACGGCCAAGGTACGCGCGGAACGCTGGCTGAGCGGCGAACGCGAACGTCTGCGGCGCCTGTTCGAACAGGCGCCGGGGTTCATGGCCATGGTGACCGGACCCGACCACACCATCGACATGGCCAACGCCGCCTTCCTGTCGCTGGTGGGCCAACGGGAATTGATCGGCTGCAGCGTGCGCGATTGCCTGCCCGAACTGGCCGGCCAGGATTTTTTCGAACGGCTGGATCAGGTCTATGCCCTGGGCCGATCGCACGCCGGCTTTGCGCAACCGATGCACCTGACTCGCACACCGGGGACCGCACCCGAACTGCGTCACGTGGACTTCGTCTATCAGCCCGTACGCAGTGAAGACGGCGATGTGATCGGCATCTTCATCCAGGGCACCGACGTGACGGACCGCCTGCTGGCCGAAAGCGCCGTGGTCGAAAGCGAAGCCAAGTTCCGTACCTTTGCGCAGGCCATGCCGAATCAGGTGTGGTCCGCCGACAGCCGCGGCGCGCTGGACTGGTTCAACGACAAGGTCTATGGCTACAGCGGCCAGCCGGCCGGCAGGCTGGATGGCACTGCCTGGCAGGCCACGCTGCACCCCGACGATGTGCCCCACGCGCTGAACCGCTGGCAACGCGCGATCGATACGGGCGGCACCTACGAATGCGAATTCCGGATCCGCCGGGCCGACGGCATCTACCGCTGGCATCTGTCGCGGGCCTTGCCGATCCGCGATGCAGCGGGCGACATCGTGCGGTGGGTGGGCAGCAATACCGATATCGAAGACCAGAAGTCGGCCGCGCGTGCGCTGGAACGCCTGAACAAGACGCTTGAACAACAGGTCGCCGAAAGCCATGCCGACCGCGACCGCATGTGGCGGCTGTCCACCGACGTGATGCTGGTGGCCGACTTCGACGCCAACATCGTCGCCATCAATCCGGCATGGACCGAACTGCTGGGCTGGGAACCCAGTGCGCTGGTCGGACGGTCTTTCATGGACCTGATACACCCCGACGACCGGATCGAGACCCTGGCCGAAGTGGGAGACCTGAGCGCCGGCAAGCGCACCTACAAGTTCGTCAATCGCTACCGCTGCCGCGACGGCCACTATGTCGTGCTGTCGTGGACGGCCGTGCCCGACGCGCGGTTCATTCACGCCGTGGGCCGCGACATCACCGCCGATCGCGAAGCCGCCGATGCCCTGCGCCGCACCGAACTCGCGCTGCAGCAGTCGCAAAAGATGGAGACGATCGGCAAGCTGACGGGCGGCGTCGCGCATGACTTCAACAACCTGCTGCAGGTGATATCGGGCAACCTGCAATTGCTGGCCACCGACGTGGCCGGCAACGGCCGCGCCGAACGCCGTCTGGCCAACGCGCTGGGCGGCGTGCAGCGCGGCGCCAAGCTGGCCAGCCAGCTGCTGGCCTTTGGCCGGCGCCAGCCGCTTGAACCCAAGACCATCAGGATCGGCCGGCTGATCGGCGGCATGGAAGACATGCTGCGCCGCAGCCTGGGTGAAGCCGTCGAGATCGAAACCCTGGTGTCGGGTGGCCTGTGGAACACGCTGGTCGATCCGACGCAGGTGGAAAACGCCATCCTGAACCTGGCCATCAACGCGCGCGACGCGATGGACGGCACGGGCAAACTTACCCTGGAAGCGGGCAACGCCTTCCTGGACGATGCCTATGCGCGGCAGCATGTGGAAGTCACGCCCGGCCAATACGTGATGCTGGCCGTGACGGACACCGGCTGCGGCATGACGCCCGAGGTGCTTGCGCAGGCCTACGAACCGTTCTTTTCAACCAAGCCCGAAGGCAAGGGCACCGGGCTTGGCCTGTCGATGGTCTACGGCTTCGTGAAGCAATCGGGCGGCCACATCAAGATCTACAGCGAGCCCGGCATGGGCACCACCGTGAAGCTGTACATGCCCCGGTCGCACGACGCCGAGGAGACGGGCGTGGTGCTGGAAACCGCCACGGTCGAAGGCGACCGCGAAACCATCCTGGTGGCCGAAGACGACGACCAGGTCCGCGCCACCGTGGTCGAAACCTTGTCCGAACTGGGCTACCGCGTCTTGAAAGCGTCGGACGCGGCCAGCGCACTGGCCATCGTCGACAGCGGCATGGCCATCGACCTGCTGTTTACCGACGTCGTCATGCCCGGCCCGCTGCGCAGCCCCGAACTGGCTCGCCGTGCACGCGAACGCGTGCCCGGCCTGGCCGTGCTGTTCACGTCGGGCTACACCGAAAATTCCATCGTGCATGGCGGCCGGCTCGATGCCGGCGTGGACCTTCTGAGCAAGCCCTACACGCGCGAGGCACTGGCCCGAAAGATCCGCCAGGTCCTGGCCGCGGAGGGTAAACGCGGCGCCGGACTTCCGGGCACCGCCGGCGGCACCGGCCCGGCGGCAGCAACACGGGAGGCCCAGCCGGCCGCCCACACGCGCCGCATCCTGTTCGTGGAAGACGACGCGTTGATCCGCGAGAACACACGCGAACTGCTGCAGGAATTGGGGCACACGGTGTTCGTTGCAGGCAACGCCCCCGACGCGCTGGCCACCCTGGGCCGCGAGCCGATCGACGTGCTGATCACCGACCTGGGCCTACCCGGCGAGTCGGGCGAATCATTGGCCCGCGCGGCCAAGGAGGCATCACCCGGCCTGGGAATCGTCTTTGCCACCGGCACCGAACCCGACACCCTGCCCGCCGGCTTCCAGGTGCTGCGCAAGCCCTACGACACGGTGGCGATCGAAGCGGTGCTGCGGCGGCTGGGGTAAGGGGCGTTCCGGGCAGGCGCTATTGCCCGTCCACCGGCGCCTCGGCCGCTTCCGCGGCGCGGGGCTTCTTGTACCGGTTGTAGCCCCACAGATATTGTTCGGGCACGCGGCGGATGATGCGTTCCATGGCGGCGTTGACCCAGGCCGCCTGCGCTTCGGTGCCTTCCGGAACCGGGCCGGGCAGCCGCACGAAGTGCACGCGCCAGCCCTTGCCGCCCTTGAGGCGTTCACCCGCCGCCAGCACCACCGCAGCGCCGGTCTGGGTAGCCAGGCGGCCTGGCAGCACCATCGAAAACGCATCGCGTCCGAAAAACGGCGCCCATACCCCTTCGCCATTGCCGGGGACCTGGTCGGGCAGGATGCCGATCGCGTCGCCCTTGCGCAACGCCCTTACCAATCGTCGCACTCCTTGCAGGTTGGCCGGCGCGGTGTCCAGGTTCGGGCCCTTGCGTCCGGCTTCCACCAGGGTGGACAGCCATTGCTTGCGCGGCGGGCGATACAGCACCGTCAGCGGGCCGCCGCGGTGCGCGTAGTAGCGCGCGGCGATCTCGAAGCACCCGACGTGCGGCGTCATGAACAGGATGCCCTTGCCTTCGGCAATGGCGGCCGCCACGTCATCCCAGCCCTCGGCCTGCACTTTGGCCAGCGATTCGTCAGGCCGGAACCAGCACTTCGGGACTTCC
This window encodes:
- a CDS encoding xanthine dehydrogenase family protein molybdopterin-binding subunit; translation: MTDIVTPAAIDSPTRRRFLQVGAAAGGGLLIGFGLTACSREDRNAKPPEAAVGHATTNVTGDAPALAQRAFIRIDRQGVVTLIVHKTEMGQGTYTSMPMLIAEELEVDLSQVKLEHAPADNSLYSDPLLGGQVTGGSTSIRGGWQPMREAGAAARIVLIGAAAQAWKVDAGECQARNGKVTHTATGRTMHYGELVDAAAKMDTPKTITLKKPDEFTVIGKSLKRLDSPEKVNGQAKFGIDVRLPNMLVATVAACPVPGGKLQAADEAKAMAVKGVRHVLKLDNAVAVVGDHMWAAKQGLAALDPTWSDGPNAAMTTATIVADMKTASNTAGVVARNDGDANKEAPKGGQRLEAVYEMPFLAHATMEPMNCTVDLRADGCDLWLGTQVPALAQGAAAKLTGLTNDQVKVHNHFIGGGFGRRLEVDMVTQAVAFAKQVKQPVKFVWTREEDIQHDMYRPYYYDRLSATIDDKGMPQSWSHRITGSSIMARFAPAAMKDGLDPDAVEGARDMPYKIPNVHVDYVRHEPPVPTAFWRGVGPTHNIWVVESFIDELAAASKQDPVAYRRELLDKSPRLRQVLNLAAEKANWGTPARAVEGHRVGRGVSAQFAFGSYIAQVIDVAVDPAGEVKVTRVVCAVDCGQLVNPDTVMAQIESGVVFGLTAALWNEITFDKGRVQQSNFGDYRMMRLNEAPRIEVVLAKSTDDPGGIGEPGTAATAPALTNAIFAATGQRIRKLPVSSAQLKTA
- a CDS encoding hybrid sensor histidine kinase/response regulator, with translation MTDLPSSSFPFLAQGGDVADIIARRDWSATPIGPIDTWSSTLTTTLALILRAPLPIVTLWGDEGVMLYNDAYSVFAGGRHPELLGSNVREGWAEIADFNDNVMKVGLAGKTLRYEDQELTLYRNGIGEPVWMNLDYSPIPGPDGVPVGVIAIVVETTAKVRAERWLSGERERLRRLFEQAPGFMAMVTGPDHTIDMANAAFLSLVGQRELIGCSVRDCLPELAGQDFFERLDQVYALGRSHAGFAQPMHLTRTPGTAPELRHVDFVYQPVRSEDGDVIGIFIQGTDVTDRLLAESAVVESEAKFRTFAQAMPNQVWSADSRGALDWFNDKVYGYSGQPAGRLDGTAWQATLHPDDVPHALNRWQRAIDTGGTYECEFRIRRADGIYRWHLSRALPIRDAAGDIVRWVGSNTDIEDQKSAARALERLNKTLEQQVAESHADRDRMWRLSTDVMLVADFDANIVAINPAWTELLGWEPSALVGRSFMDLIHPDDRIETLAEVGDLSAGKRTYKFVNRYRCRDGHYVVLSWTAVPDARFIHAVGRDITADREAADALRRTELALQQSQKMETIGKLTGGVAHDFNNLLQVISGNLQLLATDVAGNGRAERRLANALGGVQRGAKLASQLLAFGRRQPLEPKTIRIGRLIGGMEDMLRRSLGEAVEIETLVSGGLWNTLVDPTQVENAILNLAINARDAMDGTGKLTLEAGNAFLDDAYARQHVEVTPGQYVMLAVTDTGCGMTPEVLAQAYEPFFSTKPEGKGTGLGLSMVYGFVKQSGGHIKIYSEPGMGTTVKLYMPRSHDAEETGVVLETATVEGDRETILVAEDDDQVRATVVETLSELGYRVLKASDAASALAIVDSGMAIDLLFTDVVMPGPLRSPELARRARERVPGLAVLFTSGYTENSIVHGGRLDAGVDLLSKPYTREALARKIRQVLAAEGKRGAGLPGTAGGTGPAAATREAQPAAHTRRILFVEDDALIRENTRELLQELGHTVFVAGNAPDALATLGREPIDVLITDLGLPGESGESLARAAKEASPGLGIVFATGTEPDTLPAGFQVLRKPYDTVAIEAVLRRLG
- a CDS encoding lysophospholipid acyltransferase family protein, which produces MLTFYRLLAWLPLSWLHFLGRRLGLLVYRLSPTYASRLRENAALAGFTGETFARASAASAGEGALEVPKCWFRPDESLAKVQAEGWDDVAAAIAEGKGILFMTPHVGCFEIAARYYAHRGGPLTVLYRPPRKQWLSTLVEAGRKGPNLDTAPANLQGVRRLVRALRKGDAIGILPDQVPGNGEGVWAPFFGRDAFSMVLPGRLATQTGAAVVLAAGERLKGGKGWRVHFVRLPGPVPEGTEAQAAWVNAAMERIIRRVPEQYLWGYNRYKKPRAAEAAEAPVDGQ